From a region of the Narcine bancroftii isolate sNarBan1 chromosome 5, sNarBan1.hap1, whole genome shotgun sequence genome:
- the LOC138765242 gene encoding dual specificity tyrosine-phosphorylation-regulated kinase 2-like isoform X2, with amino-acid sequence MLGRKTGAPAQLRDDSCIRVDQAEIQTSNTERGSPVGLPSLNSLTIGKSTMRDHLSATCRTQVKVQHLFEDAGNRRRNASIHHAESRTCRPVLPSLKDKCLDGSPSSKSDGTLLKSKSAVSPTQAMKLHMHKLTSFEHQEIFNYPEVYFLGLNAKKRQGVTGGSNNCGYDDDRSAYILLPHDHIAYRYEILKVIGRGSFGQVAKVYDHKTRQHVALKIVRNEKRFHRQAAEEIRILEHLRKQDKNLQMNIVHMMENFTFRNHTCMTFELLSLNLYELIKRNKFQGFSLQLVRKFAHSILQCLEALHKNRIIHCDLKPENILLKQHDRSGIKVIDFGSSCYEHQRVFTYIQSRFYRAPEVILGSRYGMPIDMWSFGCILAELLTGYPLFPGEDEGDQLACMLELLGLPPQRLLDHCKRAKNFFNSKTQPRYCTTTTLPDNTVVLNGGHSRRGKVRGPPGSKVWAVALKGCGDAQFINFLKKCLEWEPSCRLTPAQALRQPWLTKRLHKASTVEKASPLKCPPESTSSLPGIISKLPTSGKLRPNLLQVADSSGNNIPLRSVLPKLVS; translated from the coding sequence ATTGGCAAAAGTACAATGAGAGACCATCTTTCAGCAACATGTCGGACTCAAGTCAAGGTGCAGCATTTGTTTGAAGATGCCGGAAACAGGCGAAGGAATGCATCGATACACCATGCGGAGTCCCGCACTTGTCGACCCGTGTTACCTTCACTTAAAGATAAGTGCCTGGATGGTTCACCCTCGTCTAAATCAGATGGTACTTTGCTGAAGTCGAAAAGTGCTGTATCTCCGACCCAAGCCATGAAACTGCACATGCACAAGCTGACTTCCTTTGAACATCAGGAAATTTTCAACTATCCTGAAGTTTATTTCCTGGGTCTAAATGCAAAAAAGCGGCAAGGTGTTACTGGTGGATCAAACAACTGTGGCTATGATGACGACCGTTCAGCCTACATTCTTCTCCCTCATGACCATATAGCGTACAGATATGAAATTCTCAAAGTCATTGGGAGGGGAAGCTTTGGGCAGGTTGCAAAGGTGTACGACCATAAAACACGGCAGCATGTGGCATTGAAGATTGTGCGAAATGAGAAGCGGTTCCATCGGCAGGCAGCGGAGGAGATCCGAATTTTGGAACACTTGAGGAAACAAGACAAGAACCTGCAAATGAACATCGTCCACATGATGGAGAATTTCACGTTCCGCAACCATACCTGCATGACCTTTGAGCTACTGAGCTTGAACCTGTATGAACTGATCAAACGAAACAAGTTTCAGGGATTCAGCCTTCAGTTAGTGCGGAAGTTTGCCCATTCCATCCTCCAGTGCCTGGAAGCTTTGCATAAGAACCGGATCATTCATTGTGATTTGAAGCCAGAGAACATTTTACTGAAACAGCATGATCGTAGTGGTATCAAAGTGATTGATTTTGGCTCCAGCTGCTACGAACATCAACGTGTTTTTACCTATATCCAGTCACGATTTTATCGTGCTCCTGAGGTTATCCTTGGCTCGCGTTATGGGATGCCCATTGACATGTGGAGTTTTGGTTGCATCCTTGCTGAATTATTGACTGGGTACCCACTCTTCCCAGGTGAAGATGAAGGTGATCAATTGGCTTGCATGTTGGAACTTTTGGGATTGCCTCCTCAAAGATTGTTGGATCATTGCAAACGAGCCAAGAACTTCTTCAACTCAAAAACTCAGCCTCGTTATTGCACTACCACCACGCTTCCAgataacacagtggttctcaatggtGGTCATTCTCGAAGAGGTAAGGTGCGAGGGCCACCAGGCAGCAAGGTCTGGGCAGTAGCCTTGAAGGGTTGTGGTGATGCACAATTCATCAACTTCCTAAAGAAATGTTTGGAGTGGGAGCCATCATGTCGCTTGACTCCTGCCCAAGCTTTGAGACAACCGTGGCTGACTAAACGTTTACACAAAGCATCCACTGTGGAAAAGGCCAGTCCGCTTAAATGTCCACCAGAAAGCACTAGTTCCTTGCCTGGAATTATTTCCAAGTTACCCACCTCTGGCAAACTAAGGCCCAATTTGTTACAAGTGGCTGATTCAAGTGGAAATAATATACCTCTACGGTCTGTGCTTCCAAAATTAGTCAGCTAA
- the LOC138765242 gene encoding dual specificity tyrosine-phosphorylation-regulated kinase 2-like isoform X1, protein MRDHLSATCRTQVKVQHLFEDAGNRRRNASIHHAESRTCRPVLPSLKDKCLDGSPSSKSDGTLLKSKSAVSPTQAMKLHMHKLTSFEHQEIFNYPEVYFLGLNAKKRQGVTGGSNNCGYDDDRSAYILLPHDHIAYRYEILKVIGRGSFGQVAKVYDHKTRQHVALKIVRNEKRFHRQAAEEIRILEHLRKQDKNLQMNIVHMMENFTFRNHTCMTFELLSLNLYELIKRNKFQGFSLQLVRKFAHSILQCLEALHKNRIIHCDLKPENILLKQHDRSGIKVIDFGSSCYEHQRVFTYIQSRFYRAPEVILGSRYGMPIDMWSFGCILAELLTGYPLFPGEDEGDQLACMLELLGLPPQRLLDHCKRAKNFFNSKTQPRYCTTTTLPDNTVVLNGGHSRRGKVRGPPGSKVWAVALKGCGDAQFINFLKKCLEWEPSCRLTPAQALRQPWLTKRLHKASTVEKASPLKCPPESTSSLPGIISKLPTSGKLRPNLLQVADSSGNNIPLRSVLPKLVS, encoded by the coding sequence ATGAGAGACCATCTTTCAGCAACATGTCGGACTCAAGTCAAGGTGCAGCATTTGTTTGAAGATGCCGGAAACAGGCGAAGGAATGCATCGATACACCATGCGGAGTCCCGCACTTGTCGACCCGTGTTACCTTCACTTAAAGATAAGTGCCTGGATGGTTCACCCTCGTCTAAATCAGATGGTACTTTGCTGAAGTCGAAAAGTGCTGTATCTCCGACCCAAGCCATGAAACTGCACATGCACAAGCTGACTTCCTTTGAACATCAGGAAATTTTCAACTATCCTGAAGTTTATTTCCTGGGTCTAAATGCAAAAAAGCGGCAAGGTGTTACTGGTGGATCAAACAACTGTGGCTATGATGACGACCGTTCAGCCTACATTCTTCTCCCTCATGACCATATAGCGTACAGATATGAAATTCTCAAAGTCATTGGGAGGGGAAGCTTTGGGCAGGTTGCAAAGGTGTACGACCATAAAACACGGCAGCATGTGGCATTGAAGATTGTGCGAAATGAGAAGCGGTTCCATCGGCAGGCAGCGGAGGAGATCCGAATTTTGGAACACTTGAGGAAACAAGACAAGAACCTGCAAATGAACATCGTCCACATGATGGAGAATTTCACGTTCCGCAACCATACCTGCATGACCTTTGAGCTACTGAGCTTGAACCTGTATGAACTGATCAAACGAAACAAGTTTCAGGGATTCAGCCTTCAGTTAGTGCGGAAGTTTGCCCATTCCATCCTCCAGTGCCTGGAAGCTTTGCATAAGAACCGGATCATTCATTGTGATTTGAAGCCAGAGAACATTTTACTGAAACAGCATGATCGTAGTGGTATCAAAGTGATTGATTTTGGCTCCAGCTGCTACGAACATCAACGTGTTTTTACCTATATCCAGTCACGATTTTATCGTGCTCCTGAGGTTATCCTTGGCTCGCGTTATGGGATGCCCATTGACATGTGGAGTTTTGGTTGCATCCTTGCTGAATTATTGACTGGGTACCCACTCTTCCCAGGTGAAGATGAAGGTGATCAATTGGCTTGCATGTTGGAACTTTTGGGATTGCCTCCTCAAAGATTGTTGGATCATTGCAAACGAGCCAAGAACTTCTTCAACTCAAAAACTCAGCCTCGTTATTGCACTACCACCACGCTTCCAgataacacagtggttctcaatggtGGTCATTCTCGAAGAGGTAAGGTGCGAGGGCCACCAGGCAGCAAGGTCTGGGCAGTAGCCTTGAAGGGTTGTGGTGATGCACAATTCATCAACTTCCTAAAGAAATGTTTGGAGTGGGAGCCATCATGTCGCTTGACTCCTGCCCAAGCTTTGAGACAACCGTGGCTGACTAAACGTTTACACAAAGCATCCACTGTGGAAAAGGCCAGTCCGCTTAAATGTCCACCAGAAAGCACTAGTTCCTTGCCTGGAATTATTTCCAAGTTACCCACCTCTGGCAAACTAAGGCCCAATTTGTTACAAGTGGCTGATTCAAGTGGAAATAATATACCTCTACGGTCTGTGCTTCCAAAATTAGTCAGCTAA